In Sinorhizobium mexicanum, one DNA window encodes the following:
- a CDS encoding ABC transporter permease, producing MSRILTVIRQPLVVALVLIAALLYLGQTLSPGFASGGQVLRLLIVASLLGIVAAGQNVVILGGREGIDLSVGGVVSLSAIIAGNVMNGADSGIVPAILACLAAGAFFGLLNGLGVTLLRIPPLVMTLGMLGVLQGLLVVIRMGIPSGRAAPGLSSFVTQPLVGGIPGIIWLWIAIGLIMAFMLHRTVFGHRIYAIGSNEHAAYMAGVPVRVMRIALFIISGMFAAVAGLCLLGYSGSSFANVGEQYTLPSIIAVVFGGTSLAGGRGGYTGTMAGAILLVILQSILTTVNIDESGRQMVFGATLLLLMMFYGRGRAMRA from the coding sequence GTGAGCCGGATCCTCACTGTCATTCGCCAGCCGCTCGTTGTCGCGCTCGTGCTGATCGCGGCTCTCCTATACCTCGGCCAAACGCTGTCGCCGGGCTTCGCCTCCGGCGGACAGGTCCTGAGGCTCTTGATCGTCGCCTCGCTCCTCGGCATCGTCGCGGCGGGCCAGAACGTCGTCATTCTCGGTGGGCGCGAGGGGATCGACCTTTCGGTCGGCGGCGTCGTTTCGCTTTCGGCGATCATCGCCGGCAACGTCATGAACGGGGCAGACAGCGGCATTGTCCCGGCAATCCTCGCCTGCCTCGCCGCCGGCGCCTTCTTCGGCCTGCTCAACGGATTGGGCGTGACGCTCCTGCGCATCCCACCGCTCGTCATGACACTCGGCATGCTCGGCGTCCTCCAGGGGCTGCTCGTCGTCATCCGCATGGGCATCCCTTCCGGCCGCGCCGCGCCGGGCCTTTCAAGCTTCGTCACGCAGCCGCTCGTCGGCGGCATTCCCGGCATCATCTGGCTGTGGATCGCCATCGGCCTCATCATGGCCTTCATGCTCCACCGCACGGTTTTCGGCCATCGCATCTATGCCATCGGCTCGAACGAGCATGCGGCCTACATGGCCGGCGTCCCCGTTCGGGTCATGCGCATCGCGCTCTTCATCATTTCCGGCATGTTCGCCGCGGTCGCCGGCCTCTGTTTGCTCGGCTATTCCGGCTCGTCCTTCGCCAATGTCGGCGAGCAGTACACGCTTCCGTCGATCATCGCCGTCGTCTTCGGCGGCACGTCGCTTGCCGGCGGCAGGGGCGGCTATACCGGCACCATGGCCGGCGCGATCCTGCTCGTCATCCTTCAGAGCATCCTAACCACGGTGAATATCGACGAATCCGGGCGGCAGATGGTGTTCGGGGCGACGCTGCTCCTGCTCATGATGTTCTATGGTAGGGGCCGGGCGATGCGCGCATGA
- a CDS encoding ABC transporter permease — MAEITITPRARTGGIRKLLERYPFLPALLIVVGLLLLNGVFSQNSLSYRSLTGLLSTYMALILLAIAQTYVVYAGDIDLSAGSILSLVNVAIVVLMERWGGGAGAVLLALALGLLLGLACGLLNGIVVAALRLQAIVATFATSIFFTGFALYILPVAGTPAPALFWRTYGGRLLGVPFVFYILAVLAAVLLVLSRTRLVTQLLAVGDDQQAAYQTGLPVVPIRIRGYLLCGLFSALAAFCITGDTASGDPLVGGKMTLYSVAAVVLGGSALSGGWGTVVGSALGALTIGLINSVVFFMGTPSEWQNFVQGFAILVVLMAGVLAGRRARA; from the coding sequence ATGGCAGAGATCACGATCACTCCGAGGGCGCGCACGGGCGGCATCCGCAAGCTTCTGGAGCGTTATCCCTTTCTGCCGGCGCTCTTGATCGTCGTGGGCCTCCTGTTGCTCAACGGCGTCTTTTCGCAGAACAGCCTCAGCTACCGGTCGCTGACGGGGCTGCTCAGTACCTACATGGCGCTGATCCTGCTCGCGATCGCCCAGACCTATGTCGTCTATGCCGGTGATATCGATCTTTCCGCGGGCTCGATCCTGTCGCTCGTCAATGTCGCGATCGTCGTCTTGATGGAGCGATGGGGTGGCGGCGCCGGCGCCGTGTTGCTCGCCCTTGCGCTCGGCCTTCTGCTGGGGCTCGCCTGCGGGCTGCTGAACGGCATCGTCGTCGCCGCATTGCGGCTGCAGGCGATCGTCGCGACCTTCGCGACGAGCATATTTTTTACCGGCTTCGCCCTCTACATCCTTCCCGTCGCCGGCACGCCGGCGCCGGCGCTGTTCTGGCGGACCTATGGCGGCCGGCTGCTCGGCGTGCCCTTCGTGTTCTACATCCTGGCGGTGCTCGCCGCCGTGCTCCTGGTGCTGAGCCGCACGCGCCTCGTCACGCAGTTGCTTGCGGTCGGCGACGACCAGCAGGCGGCCTACCAGACCGGGCTGCCGGTCGTGCCCATACGGATCAGGGGCTACCTTCTCTGCGGGTTGTTCTCCGCACTCGCCGCCTTCTGCATCACCGGCGATACGGCGAGCGGCGACCCCTTGGTCGGCGGCAAGATGACGCTCTACAGCGTCGCCGCCGTGGTGCTCGGCGGCAGCGCGCTTTCCGGCGGCTGGGGAACGGTGGTCGGCTCGGCTCTTGGCGCACTGACGATCGGTCTCATCAACTCGGTCGTCTTCTTCATGGGCACGCCCTCGGAATGGCAGAATTTCGTTCAAGGCTTCGCTATTCTCGTCGTGCTGATGGCCGGCGTGCTGGCAGGCAGGAGGGCGCGCGCGTGA